The following coding sequences are from one Diadema setosum chromosome 9, eeDiaSeto1, whole genome shotgun sequence window:
- the LOC140232928 gene encoding caveolin-1-like, with amino-acid sequence MTTTSQQQALSASEEKHQLSLNMSPQPGQEQNHAASPAATFLVAQSGGYYPLYNQPSELPVPAKRPCCNGAFEPAKQTAKYDDTDLCSLRPNVNVDFSETFQESPGSESIDIVWRFNKTIYSVTSRAFYTFLVGLLGPTLAVAWGLVFATLNFTMVWLVNPFLKVIFQVTRLVEILSRIMVRSTLDPLFQSFGQVFTALKGNFSLNLAGLEALNTPKGTSSNSISARVPPYSSSDSNV; translated from the exons ATGACTACTACATCTCAGCAGCAGGCGCTTTCTGCATCTGAAG AAAAGCACCAATTAAGCCTCAACATGTCCCCCCAGCCCGGTCAAGAGCAGAACCATGCTGCCTCTCCGGCCGCTACCTTTCTGGTGGCCCAGAGCGGAGGCTACTACCCCCTATACAATCAGCCCAGCGAGCTGCCCGTGCCCGCCAAGCGGCCCTGCTGCAATGGGGCCTTTGAGCCTGCCAAGCAGACGGCCAAGTATGATGACACGGATCTGTGCTCCCTGAGGCCCAATGTGAAT gTTGACTTTTCTGAAACTTTCCAAGAGTCTCCAGGATCTGAGAGTATTGACATTGTTTGGAGGTTCAACAAGACAATCTACTCAGTCACGTCG AGGGCCTTCTACACATTCCTGGTGGGTCTCCTGGGCCCCACCCTGGCTGTTGCATGGGGCCTGGTGTTTGCTACCCTCAACTTCACCATGGTGTGGCTTGTCAATCCGTTCCTCAAGGTGATCTTCCAGGTCACCAGGCTTGTGGAGATCCTGTCCCGCATTATGGTCCGCTCCACCCTGGATCCCCTCTTCCAGTCCTTCGGCCAAGTCTTCACCGCCCTCAAGGGCAACTTCTCCCTCAATCTGGCTGGCCTGGAGGCTCTGAACACCCCGAAGGGGACCAGCAGCAACTCCATCTCTGCCCGTGTGCCCCCGTACTCTAGCAGCGACTCCAATGTCTAA